CAGGCTATGCAAGAGAGATTGCATGGATTCGCGAATGGACAGAATAAAAGAAGAGGATTGACAGATGATACTACCGCCTGGGCTTTCGGCTCAGGCGGTAGTTTTCTTTATGTAATAGGAAATTTCGTTCCTATTACATAAAAAAATGCTCCGCAGGGATCGCACTGCGGCGGAGTTGAACAATGTCGCAAATGCGACCCGCCGCAGGCGGAGAATCCTGCAAGCAGGATTCTTTTTTATTGCAGGCCCAGATGCCTTGCATGCAGGGCTTATTTTATAAATAGACAATAATGCATAGCTATTGTCCAAATTCATGTGTGTTATGTAAACTAATAGATGCACATTGGACAAATAGAGGTAGAAAATACGAAACCTATATAATTATTGGCTCAAATCCGCGAAATTTTGGCTAATATAAAATGAATTTATGACTATTATCCAAACAGGCATTTTTATGTAAACTAAATCCTGTAAAATGCCTTGAAATTAGACAAGAAATGAAGAAATGTGCCTTTATTATCCATTTGGAATCTGGTATCTGCTGATTAATCCACTTTTGACATATATAGTATTGAAAACTACATAACAAAGTAAATAATACAATAAAACATTGACATCAATACTGAAAAGTTCTATACTTAACCATAAATAGTTTGATTATCAAACTATTTGACGGCATGAGAGACCTATGAAGTGTGTTTCGCATGTGAAAAAGGATTAATTTGGAGGTTTTATTAAGATGAATACGGAAAAGAACGGATTTCAGGAGCTTCGAATCAGGGAAAAGGTTGCGAAACTTCCAATCGTGCAGGGAGGAATGGGGGTCGGTGTAAGCCGAAGCCACCTGGCAGGTGCAGTAGCAAAAGAGGGAGGTATTGGCATCATTTCAACAGCTCAAATCGGTTATGATGAGGAAGGATTTGAGTACGACCAGGCGGGATGTAACCTTCTTGCAATTCGAAAACATATCAAGAGGGCAAAGGAGATTGCCTGTGGAAATGGGCTTGTGGGCGTCAACATCATGGTTGCACTTAAGCATTATAAAGAGCACGTAAAAGAAGCGGTTTTGGCAGGAGCAGACGTCATTATCAGTGGTGCGGGGCTTCCAATGAGTCTGCCGGAGTTAATTGGAAAAGAGTGCAAAACCAAGATTGCACCGATTGTTTCTTCCAGGCGGGCAGCGCAGTTAATCTTAAAAATGTGGTCACATAAATATGACCGGACAGCAGATTTCCTTGTGGTAGAAGGACCAAAAGCGGGTGGTCATCTTGGATTTTCCAAAGAACAGTTAGCAGAGACGACGGATGCTGTCTTTGACGAAGAGATTCAACGTATCATCGAGTGTAAAAAAGAGTATGAAGAAAAATACGAAAAAGAGATACCGGTCATTGTAGCAGGCGGTATTTTTGATGCAAAGGATGTCCGCCATGCATTTTCACTTGGTGCAGATGGGGTGCAGGTTGCGAGCCGTTTTGTTGCGACGGAAGAATGTGATGCGTCGGATGCCTACAAACAGGCATATATCCAGGCGGATGAGGAGGATATCCAGATTATCCAAAGCCCGGTCGGCATGCCGGGGCGGGCGGTTCGAAACAAGTTTATCGAGCATTTGGAAAAGGCAAGAATCCCAATCTCAAAATGTTACAACTGCCTGGAAAAATGCAATCCGTCTAAGGTTCCATACTGTATTACAAAAGCTCTGATTGACGCAGTCAAGGGGGATGTAGAGAACGGACTTGTGTTCTGTGGTGCAAATGTTGGAAGAATTCATGAAATGACGACGGTTCACAAGCTGATGCAGGAACTTTTGGCATAGGGAACGAAGTAGATAAACAGAAGGAAAAAGTTCAACCCGGTTTTGACGAGAATCCAGCGCTTTGG
This genomic window from Roseburia sp. 831b contains:
- a CDS encoding NAD(P)H-dependent flavin oxidoreductase, giving the protein MNTEKNGFQELRIREKVAKLPIVQGGMGVGVSRSHLAGAVAKEGGIGIISTAQIGYDEEGFEYDQAGCNLLAIRKHIKRAKEIACGNGLVGVNIMVALKHYKEHVKEAVLAGADVIISGAGLPMSLPELIGKECKTKIAPIVSSRRAAQLILKMWSHKYDRTADFLVVEGPKAGGHLGFSKEQLAETTDAVFDEEIQRIIECKKEYEEKYEKEIPVIVAGGIFDAKDVRHAFSLGADGVQVASRFVATEECDASDAYKQAYIQADEEDIQIIQSPVGMPGRAVRNKFIEHLEKARIPISKCYNCLEKCNPSKVPYCITKALIDAVKGDVENGLVFCGANVGRIHEMTTVHKLMQELLA